A genome region from Gossypium hirsutum isolate 1008001.06 chromosome A04, Gossypium_hirsutum_v2.1, whole genome shotgun sequence includes the following:
- the LOC107948320 gene encoding uncharacterized protein has translation MAASTLSVTGALRAVICTLWYIWSTRNRLIHDRRIILSQDIIHIVEAYIREVNGVQRKLPVKRVKCERWRLLEASFLKVNFDAAFKGNDRRSCTEIVTRN, from the exons atggCTGCCTCCACCCTAAGCGTGACTGGTGCTCTCAG AGCAGTGATTTGTACTCTATGGTATATTTGGTCAACCAGAAACAGGCTAATACATGACAGAAGGATCATATTATCTCAAGACATAATTCATATAGTCGAGGCTTATATTAGAGAGGTTAATGGGGTACAAAGGAAATTACCTGTTAAAAGGGTGAAGTGTGAACGATGGAGGCTTCTAGAGGCTTCTTTCcttaaagtaaattttgatgcAGCGTTTAAAGGAAATGACAGGAGATCTTGCACGGAGATTGTAACCAGAAACTAG
- the LOC107949272 gene encoding peroxidase 21, with product MTLNKHHCCSTFIFLLLILLSQFYSVKSELQLNYYAESCPSAAEIIKQQVIKLYNKHGNTAVSWVRNLFHDCMVKSCDASLLLRRVKGMESEQESDRSFGMRNFKYINTIKEAVEKECPMTVSCADIVSLSARDGIVMLGGPRIEMRSGRKDSKQSYPTEVQNTIPNHNDTIDLVLARFQSIGIDTPGTVALLGAHSVGRVHCVNLVHRLYPTVDPTLDPEHAEYLKRRCPTPDPDPKAVLYSRNDLETPMILDNMYYKNLLKHKGLLMVDQQLTSHPLTSPLVEKMAADNGYFHDQFAKAVLLLSENNPLNEDQGEIRKDCRYVNLV from the exons ATGACTCTTAACAAGCACCATTGCTGCTCCACCTTCATCTTTCTGCTATTAATACTGCTCTCACAGTTTTATTCTG TGAAAAGTGAACTTCAATTGAACTACTACGCAGAAAGTTGCCCAAGTGCGGCAGAGATTATCAAACAACAAGTTATTAAGCTGTACAACAAACATGGAAATACAGCAGTTTCTTGGGTTAGAAATCTCTTCCATGACTGCATGGTCaag tcatgtgatgcatcgctgctGTTACGGAGGGTGAAGGGAATGGAATCGGAGCAAGAATCGGATAGGAGTTTTGGGATGAGAAATTTCAAGTACATTAACACAATCAAAGAGGCTGTGGAGAAAGAATGTCCGATGACAGTTTCTTGTGCTGATATCGTCTCTCTTTCTGCTAGAGATGGCATTGTCATG CTTGGAGGACCACGCATTGAAATGAGAAGCGGTAGGAAAGATAGCAAGCAAAGTTACCCGACAGAGGTGCAAAATACCATCCCCAACCACAACGACACCATTGATTTGGTGCTTGCTCGCTTTCAATCCATTGGCATAGACACCCCAGGAACTGTTGCTTTATTAG GAGCTCACTCGGTAGGGCGAGTTCATTGTGTAAACTTGGTACACAGACTTTACCCCACAGTTGATCCAACACTGGACCCTGAGCATGCTGAGTACCTCAAAAGGAGGTGCCCGACACCCGACCCGGATCCGAAAGCGGTGTTGTACTCTAGAAATGACCTGGAAACGCCAATGATACTGGACAATATGTACTACAAGAACTTGTTGAAACACAAGGGGTTACTCATGGTGGATCAGCAATTGACTTCTCATCCACTTACTTCACCTTTGGTTGAGAAAATGGCTGCCGATAATGGATATTTCCACGACCAATTTGCGAAAGCTGTGCTGTTGTTATCAGAGAACAACCCACTTAATGAAGATCAAGGCGAGATTCGAAAAGATTGTCGCTATGTCAACCTTGTTTGA